Proteins encoded together in one uncultured Desulfosarcina sp. window:
- a CDS encoding electron transfer flavoprotein subunit alpha/FixB family protein encodes MQTIGLLVEFKDGKVKEAVFGMAAAAYGAGRQLIALVVDAPAAEAKVSLEACGVARIVDIRTGATGWNPVVQAEALTAAIQQFDITDLIGLTSLTGRELLPRIAARLDAPLIMDCIAIDLQGRRVQTTQYSGKTIAAIALTGDRFIYGLRANVVPPQKNPTQAEVVEFSFEPEQGAAYQVIETRSDGGSGPQLAESDVIFSGGRGMKNGENFKLLFDCARHIDAAVGASRVAVDNGWVPYAMQVGQTGVKVNPKVYLAFGISGSVQHYAGMKSAGTIIAINSDENAAIMANCDYYAAGDLFDILPELEKALAACIS; translated from the coding sequence ATGCAAACCATCGGACTGCTCGTGGAATTCAAGGACGGCAAGGTAAAAGAAGCTGTTTTTGGCATGGCCGCGGCAGCATATGGCGCCGGCCGGCAGCTCATCGCCCTGGTGGTCGACGCGCCGGCCGCCGAAGCCAAAGTGTCGCTGGAAGCCTGCGGCGTTGCACGCATCGTCGACATCCGCACCGGTGCAACGGGCTGGAACCCGGTCGTCCAGGCCGAAGCACTGACAGCCGCCATACAACAGTTCGATATCACCGACCTGATCGGCCTGACCAGCCTCACGGGCCGGGAACTGCTGCCGCGGATCGCCGCCCGGCTGGACGCCCCGTTGATCATGGACTGCATCGCCATCGACCTGCAAGGCCGGCGGGTGCAGACCACCCAGTACTCGGGCAAAACCATCGCCGCCATCGCCCTGACCGGAGATCGCTTCATTTACGGGCTGCGGGCCAATGTCGTCCCGCCACAGAAAAACCCGACGCAGGCCGAGGTGGTCGAGTTCTCCTTTGAGCCGGAACAGGGCGCCGCATACCAGGTGATCGAAACGCGCAGCGACGGGGGCAGCGGCCCGCAACTGGCCGAATCGGATGTTATCTTCTCGGGCGGGAGGGGAATGAAAAACGGCGAGAACTTCAAATTGCTATTCGACTGTGCCCGGCACATCGACGCCGCCGTGGGTGCCTCGCGAGTGGCCGTGGACAACGGCTGGGTTCCCTATGCCATGCAGGTCGGCCAGACGGGCGTCAAGGTCAACCCCAAAGTATATCTGGCCTTCGGCATTTCCGGCTCTGTCCAGCATTACGCCGGCATGAAGAGCGCCGGGACGATCATCGCCATTAACAGCGACGAGAACGCCGCTATCATGGCCAATTGCGACTACTACGCCGCAGGCGATCTGTTCGATATCCTGCCCGAACTGGAAAAGGCGCTGGCAGCCTGCATTTCATGA
- a CDS encoding FAD-dependent oxidoreductase produces MTQKYDAIIIGAGVIGAPIAYELSKMGYKTLNVDKNADAGEGSTAGSCAIVRAHYSTEDGVAFAYEGFKYWLDWENYLGNVKDEKGLAKFMNTGSILIKSQGHDWRKVKKHYDSVGVEYEEWDNETILKHVPVMDLHEFWPVRRPEDPAFWEEPTQMLEGALYCPEGGYVNDPALSVHNIMRAAETKGAVFRFNAEVVKIRTAEGKVLGITLADGTEIDAPVVVNAAGPHSYKVNQMAPGVWEGCNIKTKALRHEVMYCPSPEGYDYLNDGYHQSDGDVGCYIRPETGNLILIGSEDPECDPKENPDPDEFYAGRGGHGRDNQLTEEQWKAQCYRLARRIPELKVPNQPKGVCDLYDISDDWIPVYDKSDLGGFYMAVGTSGNQYKNAPVVGAMMAELIDACEKGLDHDNQPFQYKMKYLGRTLNVGFFSRKREVNQDSSFSVNG; encoded by the coding sequence ATGACCCAAAAGTACGACGCCATCATCATCGGAGCCGGCGTGATCGGCGCGCCCATCGCCTATGAACTTTCCAAAATGGGCTACAAAACCCTGAACGTGGACAAGAACGCCGACGCCGGCGAAGGCTCTACCGCCGGATCATGCGCCATCGTCCGAGCCCACTACTCCACCGAAGACGGTGTGGCCTTTGCCTATGAAGGCTTCAAATATTGGCTGGATTGGGAAAACTATCTGGGCAATGTTAAAGATGAGAAGGGCCTGGCCAAATTCATGAACACCGGCTCGATCCTGATCAAATCCCAGGGCCACGACTGGCGCAAGGTCAAGAAACACTACGATAGCGTCGGCGTAGAATACGAAGAGTGGGACAACGAAACCATTTTGAAGCATGTCCCCGTAATGGATCTGCATGAATTCTGGCCGGTGCGCCGCCCCGAGGATCCGGCCTTCTGGGAAGAGCCGACCCAAATGCTGGAAGGGGCCTTGTACTGCCCCGAAGGCGGCTACGTCAACGACCCGGCCCTCTCGGTCCACAACATCATGCGCGCCGCGGAGACCAAGGGCGCTGTCTTCCGGTTCAACGCCGAAGTGGTGAAAATCCGCACCGCCGAGGGCAAGGTTCTGGGCATCACCCTGGCCGACGGCACCGAAATCGATGCACCCGTGGTGGTCAACGCCGCCGGCCCGCACTCGTACAAAGTCAACCAGATGGCGCCGGGCGTATGGGAGGGCTGCAACATCAAGACCAAGGCCCTGCGCCATGAGGTGATGTACTGCCCCTCTCCCGAGGGCTACGACTATCTCAACGACGGCTACCATCAGAGCGATGGGGACGTGGGCTGTTATATCCGCCCGGAAACCGGCAACCTGATTCTCATCGGCTCCGAAGATCCCGAGTGCGATCCCAAGGAAAACCCCGATCCGGATGAATTTTATGCCGGCCGCGGCGGCCACGGCCGCGACAACCAGCTTACCGAAGAGCAGTGGAAGGCCCAGTGCTATCGCCTGGCCCGCCGCATCCCCGAACTCAAGGTGCCCAACCAGCCCAAGGGCGTCTGCGACCTGTACGACATCTCCGACGACTGGATTCCGGTTTACGACAAATCCGATCTGGGCGGCTTCTACATGGCAGTAGGCACCAGCGGCAACCAGTACAAGAACGCACCGGTGGTCGGCGCCATGATGGCCGAGCTGATCGACGCCTGCGAAAAAGGCCTGGACCATGACAACCAGCCGTTCCAGTACAAGATGAAATACCTGGGCCGCACGTTGAATGTGGGCTTCTTCTCCCGCAAGCGGGAAGTCAACCAGGATTCCAGCTTCTCGGTAAACGGGTAA
- a CDS encoding EF-hand domain-containing protein: MKRIKSRESLIAVSLMAAVWFLPCVAGAQGGPPPPMDGGSFIQHFDKDGDGMVSASEFPGDESQFNRMDKDGSGYIEESEASQGPPPGGHGPGASIDDLDQDGDGMVSESEFHGPPEIFDRLDTDGDGLLSETELAAERRPGPPPEHE; the protein is encoded by the coding sequence ATGAAAAGAATCAAAAGCAGGGAAAGTTTGATCGCCGTCTCGCTCATGGCGGCAGTGTGGTTTTTACCGTGTGTGGCGGGTGCCCAAGGCGGTCCTCCGCCGCCCATGGACGGCGGGTCTTTTATCCAGCATTTCGACAAGGATGGAGACGGCATGGTTTCGGCCTCCGAGTTTCCCGGCGATGAAAGCCAATTCAACCGGATGGACAAAGACGGCAGCGGGTATATCGAAGAAAGCGAAGCGTCCCAGGGACCGCCTCCCGGCGGTCACGGCCCCGGCGCATCGATAGATGATCTGGACCAGGACGGCGACGGCATGGTGTCCGAATCCGAATTCCACGGACCGCCTGAAATTTTCGATCGCCTGGACACGGACGGCGATGGACTGCTCAGCGAAACGGAACTGGCCGCCGAGCGCCGGCCCGGACCTCCGCCCGAGCATGAGTAG
- a CDS encoding ATP-binding protein, translated as MKIRLALKLFGAFFLILAIVVGAMAFSRHLVEHSFRDYVRQVDLERLEALVPLLRASYLANNGWQGIANDPQAWQRLLHMAMEGKEHLRPLPSGVKAPAPPPPPPEGAPGGDFRQIWLVDDQLRPVFGRSAGSAGELVVDIDVNGRIVGKLGLNRDERMKSGPPADLMKRQTRQFYLVGGIVVAVTALIAFLFSRHLLKPVRRLTEGTRQLANRNFAVRIRSTTRDELDQLAGHFNQMAETLEAYEKMRCQWLTDISHELRTPLAVLRGEIEALEDGVREPTPGNLASLHAEVLRLGKLVEDLHLLSMADSDRLFIDKQRVILKSVLEDVLDRYRNRMEQCRIACIRSLEDIRGYAIEGDADRLEQVFANILENACRYAQASGTLEITGTAANGEMTIRFQDSGPGVPEKDLARLFDRLYRVDPSRSRGTGGSGLGLSICRHIVRGHGGRIWAEKSPLGGLSVCLTLPLGVNHGQ; from the coding sequence TTGAAAATCAGACTGGCGTTGAAACTGTTCGGGGCTTTTTTTCTGATCCTGGCCATCGTCGTTGGCGCCATGGCTTTTTCGCGGCATCTCGTCGAACACTCTTTCCGGGACTATGTCCGCCAGGTGGACTTGGAGCGACTGGAGGCGCTGGTGCCGCTGCTGCGCGCGTCCTACCTCGCCAACAACGGCTGGCAGGGCATTGCAAACGATCCGCAGGCCTGGCAGCGCTTGCTGCACATGGCAATGGAAGGGAAAGAGCACTTGCGGCCGCTGCCTTCGGGCGTGAAGGCGCCGGCTCCCCCGCCGCCGCCACCGGAAGGGGCTCCCGGAGGGGATTTCCGGCAAATCTGGCTGGTGGATGACCAGCTCCGGCCGGTTTTCGGCCGCTCGGCGGGCTCCGCCGGGGAGCTGGTCGTGGATATCGACGTAAACGGCCGCATTGTCGGCAAGCTGGGCCTGAACCGGGACGAGCGGATGAAGTCCGGGCCGCCGGCTGATCTGATGAAACGCCAGACCCGACAGTTTTACCTGGTGGGTGGCATCGTGGTGGCGGTAACGGCGTTGATTGCCTTTTTGTTTTCGCGGCACCTGTTGAAGCCCGTTCGGCGGCTTACCGAAGGGACCCGGCAGCTGGCCAACCGCAATTTTGCCGTTCGCATCCGATCCACCACCCGGGACGAGCTTGACCAACTGGCCGGTCATTTCAACCAGATGGCCGAAACCCTCGAGGCGTATGAGAAGATGCGCTGCCAATGGCTGACCGATATCTCCCACGAACTGCGGACTCCCCTGGCCGTGCTGCGGGGAGAAATCGAGGCCCTGGAAGACGGCGTGCGCGAGCCCACGCCGGGAAACCTGGCTTCCCTGCATGCAGAGGTCTTGAGGCTCGGCAAGCTGGTGGAAGACCTGCATCTGCTCTCCATGGCCGATTCGGACCGGCTTTTCATCGACAAACAGCGGGTGATTTTAAAAAGCGTGCTGGAAGATGTGCTGGACCGCTACCGGAATCGTATGGAACAATGCCGGATCGCCTGCATCCGATCATTGGAAGATATCCGGGGGTATGCCATCGAAGGGGATGCCGACCGCCTGGAGCAGGTTTTTGCCAACATCCTGGAAAATGCCTGCCGCTACGCGCAGGCTTCGGGCACCCTTGAAATCACGGGTACAGCCGCCAACGGGGAAATGACGATCCGCTTTCAGGATTCCGGCCCCGGCGTGCCTGAAAAGGATCTTGCCCGGTTGTTCGACCGTCTCTATCGGGTGGACCCGTCGAGAAGCCGCGGCACGGGCGGCAGCGGACTGGGGCTGTCCATCTGCAGGCATATCGTCAGGGGCCACGGCGGCCGGATCTGGGCTGAGAAAAGCCCGTTGGGCGGCCTGTCCGTCTGCCTGACGCTTCCGCTGGGAGTCAATCATGGCCAATGA
- a CDS encoding electron transfer flavoprotein subunit beta/FixA family protein: MTIYVCVKHVPDSAATITVTGKNEIDEKITFLINPYDEHALTEAARLRQDDADTEVVAVCLGKPAAEATLRSAMAMGADRSILIETDRGQDSIFTARALAAAIRQDGKPWIIFTGKESIDSEGMQTQFRLAANLGLPAATNVIEVQAAADAVQVVCERDPGTVDRVRMTPPCVLGAGKGLNTPKYPTFPDIMKARKKEVRRIGLDELNIEPPSAAMTIEALTAAEERRTPKELTGSAAQIAARIVDILKNEAKVI; encoded by the coding sequence ATGACCATCTACGTCTGCGTGAAGCACGTCCCCGACTCGGCCGCCACCATCACCGTCACGGGAAAGAACGAGATCGACGAGAAGATCACTTTTCTCATCAATCCCTATGACGAACACGCCCTGACCGAAGCGGCCCGCCTCCGCCAGGACGACGCCGACACCGAGGTCGTTGCCGTCTGCCTGGGCAAACCGGCCGCCGAAGCCACCCTGCGTTCGGCCATGGCCATGGGGGCCGACCGCAGCATCCTGATCGAAACCGACCGGGGCCAGGACAGCATCTTCACCGCCCGCGCCCTGGCCGCCGCCATCCGTCAGGACGGAAAGCCCTGGATCATTTTCACCGGCAAGGAATCCATCGACAGCGAGGGCATGCAGACCCAATTCCGCCTGGCCGCGAACCTGGGCCTGCCGGCGGCCACCAACGTGATCGAAGTCCAGGCGGCAGCCGACGCGGTGCAGGTGGTGTGCGAGCGTGATCCGGGGACCGTTGATCGCGTCCGCATGACCCCTCCCTGCGTTCTCGGCGCGGGCAAGGGGCTGAACACGCCTAAATATCCCACGTTCCCGGACATCATGAAAGCGCGCAAGAAAGAGGTCCGCAGGATCGGCCTGGACGAACTCAACATCGAGCCTCCTTCGGCGGCCATGACCATCGAAGCGCTGACGGCGGCCGAAGAGCGGCGCACCCCGAAAGAACTGACCGGCAGTGCGGCACAAATCGCGGCCCGCATCGTGGACATTTTGAAAAACGAAGCCAAGGTAATCTGA
- a CDS encoding sarcosine oxidase subunit gamma SoxG codes for MAEIKRESPVRFPVSPKQSEIRDNWTVALAYDDEGEGPWLVDLAHKTRWDLQDSGIGDLTVGELAVPADPGACTFADNTLVNRMNRTQASIYHLGQAAPALPDFVGYTDVSESTVFVALFGPRAFRVAEKLSNLDFLDPGKPAPFLLQGPFCHVPCQIVTLEKTDDGSGGFLLTCSRGYGDSMVHAIFEAGAEFGLRPAGENRFNDWIQKLQG; via the coding sequence ATGGCTGAGATAAAACGAGAATCCCCAGTACGCTTTCCGGTCAGCCCAAAGCAAAGCGAAATCCGCGACAACTGGACGGTAGCCCTGGCGTACGATGACGAGGGAGAAGGCCCCTGGCTGGTGGATCTGGCCCACAAGACCCGCTGGGATTTGCAGGACAGCGGCATCGGAGATCTGACCGTCGGCGAACTGGCCGTACCGGCCGATCCGGGCGCCTGCACCTTTGCCGACAACACCCTGGTCAACCGCATGAACCGCACCCAGGCGTCCATCTACCACCTGGGCCAGGCTGCCCCTGCCCTGCCGGATTTTGTTGGCTACACGGACGTTTCCGAGTCCACGGTTTTCGTGGCCCTGTTCGGCCCCCGGGCCTTCCGGGTGGCCGAGAAATTGTCCAATCTGGACTTTCTGGATCCGGGCAAACCGGCGCCTTTTCTCTTGCAGGGTCCTTTTTGCCACGTTCCCTGCCAGATCGTCACCCTGGAGAAAACGGACGACGGCAGCGGCGGCTTTTTGCTGACCTGCAGCCGGGGCTATGGCGACAGCATGGTGCACGCCATCTTCGAAGCCGGCGCCGAATTCGGACTGCGGCCGGCCGGTGAGAACCGCTTCAACGACTGGATACAGAAGCTGCAAGGCTAA
- a CDS encoding response regulator, whose protein sequence is MANERILIVEDEKKIADLLKDYLSREGFELSCLDRGDEVVETVKKDAPALMLLDLMLPGTDGISVCREVRKFSTIPIIMVTAKVDEFDRLLGLELGADDYICKPFSPREVVARVKAVLRRMLPQDAPKRLIVGGIVLDETTRQVSIDGEPVNLTPNEFGLLSVLMTFPERVFSRNELLDKVQGYRFDGYDRTIDSHIKNLRKKIARCLPGREVIQTIYGVGYKLTGS, encoded by the coding sequence ATGGCCAATGAACGGATACTGATTGTCGAGGACGAGAAGAAGATCGCCGATCTTCTCAAAGATTATTTGTCCCGGGAGGGATTCGAGCTCTCCTGCCTGGATCGCGGGGACGAGGTTGTCGAAACCGTAAAAAAAGATGCCCCGGCATTGATGCTGCTGGACCTGATGCTGCCCGGCACAGACGGTATTTCGGTTTGCCGGGAAGTTCGTAAATTCTCGACTATTCCCATCATCATGGTCACCGCCAAAGTCGATGAGTTCGACCGACTGCTCGGCCTGGAACTCGGTGCGGACGACTATATCTGCAAACCCTTCAGCCCGCGTGAGGTCGTGGCCCGGGTCAAGGCGGTGCTGCGGCGGATGCTGCCCCAGGATGCGCCCAAGCGCCTGATCGTCGGCGGCATCGTGCTGGACGAAACCACGCGCCAGGTGAGCATCGACGGGGAACCGGTCAACCTGACCCCCAACGAATTCGGCCTGTTGAGCGTTCTGATGACGTTTCCCGAACGCGTGTTCTCACGCAACGAACTGCTCGATAAGGTTCAGGGATATCGATTCGACGGCTACGACCGCACGATCGACAGCCATATCAAGAACCTTCGCAAAAAAATCGCCCGCTGCCTGCCGGGACGAGAGGTGATTCAGACCATCTACGGTGTGGGTTATAAGTTGACGGGCTCGTAA